From Pan paniscus chromosome 9, NHGRI_mPanPan1-v2.0_pri, whole genome shotgun sequence, the proteins below share one genomic window:
- the LOC100974574 gene encoding LOW QUALITY PROTEIN: olfactory receptor 51H1 (The sequence of the model RefSeq protein was modified relative to this genomic sequence to represent the inferred CDS: deleted 1 base in 1 codon) yields MTNLNASHASHRNFILTGIPGTPDKNPWLAFPLGFLYTLTLLGIGTILAVIKVEPSLHEPMYYFLSILALTDVSLSMSTLPSMLSIYWFNAPEIAFDACIMQMFFIHVFGIVESGVLVSMAFDRFVAIRNPLHYVSILNHDVIRKIGIAILTRAVCVVFPVPFLIKCLPFCHSNVLSHSYCLHQNMMRLACASTRVNSLYGLIVVIFTLGLDVLLTLLSYVLTLKTVLGIVSRGERLKTLSTCLSHMSAVLLFYVPFMGASMIHRFWEHLSPVVNMVMADIYLLLLPVLNSIVYSVKTKQI; encoded by the exons ATGACGAACTTGAATGCATCACATGCCAGCCACCGTAACTTCATTCTAACAGGTATCCCAGGAACGCCAGACAAGAACCCATGGTTGGCCTTTCCTCTGGGATTTCTCTACACACTCACACTCCTGGGAATTGGTACCATCCTAGCTGTCATCAAGGTGGAGCCAAGTCTCCATGAGCCCATGTATTACTTCCTTTCTATCTTGGCTCTCACTGACGTTAGTCTCTCCATGTCCACCTTGCCCTCCATGCTCAGCATCTACTGGTTTAATGCCCCTGAGATTGCTTTTGATGCATGCATCATGCAGATGTTCTTCATCCATGTATTTGGAATAGTAGAATCAGGAGTCCTAGTGTCCATGGCCTTTGACAGATTTGTGGCCATCCGAAACCCATTACATTATGTTTCCATCCTCAATCACGATGTTATTCGAAAGATTGGAATAGCTATCCTCACCCGGGCAGTCTGTGTGGTATTCCCTGTGCCCTTCCTTATAAAGTGC TTACCCTTCTGCCATTCCAATGTCTTGTCTCATTCATACTGTCTTCACCAAAACATGATGCGGCTAGCTTGTGCCAGCACCCGCGTCAACAGCCTCTACGGCCTCATCGTCGTCATCTTCACACTGGGGCTCGATGTTCTCCTCACTCTACTGTCTTATGTACTCACCCTGAAGACTGTGCTGGGCATTGTCTCCAGAGGTGAAAGGCTGAAAACCCTCAGCACATGCCTCTCTCACATGTCTGCCGTGCTCCTCTTCTATGTTCCTTTTATGGGTGCCTCCATGATCCACAGATTTTGGGAGCATTTATCACCAGTAGTGAACATGGTCATGGCTGATATATACCTACTGCTCCTGCCTGTGCTAAACTCCATTGTCTACAGTGTGAAGACCAAGCAGATTTGA